The DNA segment TGGCATCAGGATCATGGATGTTTTGGCGCCTAAGGTAGAACGGAAAGGGGTCATGATTGAAGGAGAAAATCCTGCTGAGATTGCAGAGAAACTGGTGAAAGCGCTTATTCAGGAAGGTGTAGTGGGGAGGTAGAAAGCGATGAGCGAACATAAGGGTGTTTGGGTTTTTTCTGAGAATTATGATCTGATGCTGGAACTGTTAGCCGGCGGAAGCCCCCTTGCAGCTAACCTTGGGACAGAACTTGCAGCTGTGTTGCTTGGAAGCGAAGTGGGAAGCAAGGCAGAGGAGATTATTAAGTATGGTGCTGACAAAGTTTTCGTAGTTGACCACCACCGCCTAGAAAGCTTCCAAACAGAAACGTATTTGAGCGCTCTAACAAACCTCGTTGTCAATAACAAGCCTGAGATTCTTCTCATCGGATCTACAAAGGATGGAAAGGAGCTAGCTTCCCGTCTTGCTGCAAGGCTTGAAACTGGATGCACTCCAGATTGTAGTCAACTATCCATCAGCCAAGAGGGACAGCTTGTGACTAAGAGAATCGTGTACAGTGGCAACGCCATCGTCACAGCTACATATCGTAAAAAACCGCAAATAGCAACAGTACCACTTAGAACCTTCGAAAAGCCAGAGCCAAAAGAAAGGAACGGTGAGATAGCAAATGTTGATGTTGACATTGAAGAGCCAAAGTTGGAAGTTGTGGGAGTCAACAAGATGGAAGTGGCTGACGTGAAAATCGAAGAGGCGCGGATAGCTGTCTGCGGCGGAAGAGGAATTGAAAAGAAGGAAGACTTCAAGCCACTTAAAGAGCTCGCTCAACTTCTCGGCGGCCAAGTTGGCAACACGAGACCGTTAGCTGAAGACCGAAAATGGTTCACGGGATGGGTGGGATTGTCTGGAAAGAAAATCAAGCCGACACTTTACATAGGCTGCGGCATCAGCGGCATGATTCAACACGTAGCGGGGATGCGAGACTCGCAGGTGGTTGTGGCAATCAATAAGGATCCTGAAGCAGCTATCTTTGAGTTTGCTGACTATGTTGTCGTTGGAGACCTGTACGAGATAGTGCCAGCAATAGTTGATGCATTGAAAAAGGCATTGAGTATGTGATTACTCTTCTACTTGTATGCCATGTATTCCCTTCCCAGCAGTTCCCTCGCTATGACTACTCGTTGGATGTTTGTTGTTCCTTCGGCGCCGACGCAGTAGGACATTATACCTCTTAACCCCATCTCCACGGGGCACTCTTTTGTGTAGCCGTATGCGCCGAACCATAGCATGACGTGTTTGCAAACGTCAAAGGCG comes from the Candidatus Bathyarchaeota archaeon genome and includes:
- a CDS encoding electron transfer flavoprotein subunit alpha/FixB family protein, whose protein sequence is MSEHKGVWVFSENYDLMLELLAGGSPLAANLGTELAAVLLGSEVGSKAEEIIKYGADKVFVVDHHRLESFQTETYLSALTNLVVNNKPEILLIGSTKDGKELASRLAARLETGCTPDCSQLSISQEGQLVTKRIVYSGNAIVTATYRKKPQIATVPLRTFEKPEPKERNGEIANVDVDIEEPKLEVVGVNKMEVADVKIEEARIAVCGGRGIEKKEDFKPLKELAQLLGGQVGNTRPLAEDRKWFTGWVGLSGKKIKPTLYIGCGISGMIQHVAGMRDSQVVVAINKDPEAAIFEFADYVVVGDLYEIVPAIVDALKKALSM